In Falco cherrug isolate bFalChe1 chromosome 11 unlocalized genomic scaffold, bFalChe1.pri SUPER_11_unloc_3, whole genome shotgun sequence, a genomic segment contains:
- the EPHX3 gene encoding epoxide hydrolase 3: MLLSLCSLLLAPTRLLLALWRLVAQLGVAVAVVAAGVAYGLWGLWVLLRRGPRRTFWWRVRDQPPPGLADGTFGEHRYLHLKDSGLRLHYVTRGPPTAPLLLLLHGFPQNWFCWRHLLQDLGTRYRVVALDLRGYGASEKPPGRDSYRLEVLLEDIRQVIEILGPPPVVGEGPGATEAPPASSKCILVGHDWGGLLAWEVASSHPEMVEKLVIMDAPHRAVMAGFMACHLSQLLRSSYIFLFQLPWLPELLLSLADFELVRTALTGSWLGIQNAAQRLTEQEVDAYLYGLSQPGGLTPPLNYYRNLFRDTPIPREPPPLPTLLLWGAEDAFLDARLVPCLRRCLRPTARLCLLPGAGHWLPEDQPRPVARLLDHFLGTGDHHH, translated from the exons atgctcctgtccctctgctccctgctgctggcccccacccggctgctgctggccctgtgGCGGCTGGTGGCCCAGCTGGGGGTGGCGGTGGCCGTGGTGGCCGCCGGGGTGGCCTacgggctgtgggggctgtgggtgctgctgcgcCGGGGACCCCGACGGACCTTCTGGTGGCGGGTGAGGGAccagcccccccccggcctGGCCGATGGCACTTTTGGGGAGCACCGGTACCTGCACCTCAAG GACTCGGGGCTGCGTCTCCACTACGTCACGCGGGGACCCCCCACCGCCccgttgctgctgctgctccacgGCTTCCCCCAGAACTG gtTCTGCTGGAGGCACCTCCTGCAGGACTTGGGGACCCGGTACCGCGTGGTGGCCCTGGACCTCCGGGGCTACGGAGCTTCGGAGAAGCCACCAGGCAGGGACAGCTACCGGCTGGAGGTCCTCCTGGAGGACATCCGCCAGGTCATCGAGATCCTGGGGCCACCCCCGGTGGTgggggaggggccgggggcCACCGAGgccccccccgcctcctccaAGTGTATCTTGGTGGGCCACGACTGGGGTGGCCTCCTGGCCTGGGAGGTGGCCTCCAGCCACCCTGAGATGGTGGAGAAGTTGGTCATCATGGACGCGCCGCACCGCGCCGTCATGGCAg GTTTCATGGCGTGtcacctctcccagctcctgcgCTCCAGCTACATCTTCCTcttccagctgccctggctgcccgAGCTTCTGCTCTCCTTGGCAGACTTTGAG CTGGTGCGGACGGCGCTGACGGGCTCGTGGTTGGGGATCCAGAACGCGGCGCAGCGGCTGACAGAGCAAGAGGTGGACGCGTACCTGtacgggctgtcccagcccggGGGGCTCACACCCCCCCTCAACTACTACCGCAACCTCTTCCG GGACACCCCGATCCCCCGCGAgccccccccactccccaccctcCTGCTGTGGGGCGCCGAGGATGCCTTCCTGGACGCGCGGCTGGTGCCCTGCCTGCGCCGCTGCCTGCGCCCCACCGCGcgcctctgcctgctgcccggTGCCGGCCACTGGCTGCCCGAGGACCAGCCGCGCCCCGTCGCCCGCCTGCTGGACCACTTCCTGGGCACGGGGGACCACCACCACTAG